The following proteins come from a genomic window of Enterobacter chengduensis:
- the cls gene encoding cardiolipin synthase produces MTTFYTVVSWLVILGYWLLIAGVTLRILMKRRAVPSAMAWLLIIYILPLVGIIAYLSFGELHLGKRRAERARAMWPSTAKWLNDLKACKHIFAEENSSVASSLFKLCERRQGIGGVKGNQLQLLTSSDDVMQALIRDIQLARHNIEMVFYIWQPGGMADQVAESLMAAARRGIHCRLMLDSAGSVAFFRSPWAGMMRNAGIEVVEALKVNLLRVFLRRMDLRQHRKMIMIDNYIAYTGSMNMVDPRFFKQDSGVGQWVDLMARMEGPIATSMGIVYSCDWEIETGKRILPPPPDGNIMPFEEASGHTIHTIASGPGFPEDLIHQALLTATYSAREYLIMTTPYFVPSDDLLHAICTAAQRGVDVSIILPRKNDSLLVGWASRAFFSELLAAGVKIYQFEGGLLHTKSVLVDGELSLVGTVNLDMRSLWLNFEITLVIDDAGFGGDLAAVQDDYISRSRLLDARLWVKRPLWQRIAERLFYFFSPLL; encoded by the coding sequence ATGACAACCTTCTACACCGTGGTGAGTTGGCTGGTCATTCTGGGATACTGGCTGTTAATCGCGGGTGTGACCTTACGCATCCTGATGAAGCGCAGAGCCGTACCCTCTGCCATGGCCTGGCTTCTGATCATTTACATCCTCCCGCTGGTGGGAATTATTGCCTATCTCTCATTCGGTGAGCTTCATCTGGGTAAACGCCGCGCCGAGCGGGCCCGCGCCATGTGGCCTTCAACCGCGAAGTGGCTGAACGACCTCAAAGCCTGCAAACATATTTTTGCCGAGGAGAACAGCAGCGTCGCCTCCTCACTGTTTAAGCTGTGCGAACGCCGCCAGGGGATTGGCGGCGTTAAGGGCAATCAGCTGCAGCTGCTGACTTCGTCCGACGACGTCATGCAGGCGCTAATCCGCGATATTCAGCTGGCGCGTCATAATATCGAGATGGTTTTTTATATCTGGCAGCCAGGCGGCATGGCCGACCAGGTCGCTGAGTCCCTGATGGCGGCAGCGCGACGCGGTATTCATTGCCGCCTGATGCTTGACTCCGCAGGCAGCGTGGCGTTTTTCCGTAGCCCCTGGGCGGGCATGATGCGCAATGCCGGGATCGAAGTGGTCGAAGCGCTGAAGGTAAATCTTCTGCGCGTGTTTCTGCGCCGGATGGATCTTCGCCAGCATCGCAAAATGATCATGATCGATAACTATATTGCCTACACCGGCAGTATGAACATGGTTGACCCGCGCTTCTTCAAACAGGACTCGGGCGTTGGGCAATGGGTTGACTTGATGGCGCGAATGGAGGGGCCGATTGCCACCTCGATGGGCATCGTTTACTCCTGCGACTGGGAGATAGAGACCGGCAAGCGTATTCTGCCGCCCCCGCCGGACGGCAATATTATGCCGTTTGAAGAGGCCAGCGGTCACACCATTCATACCATTGCTTCCGGGCCGGGCTTCCCGGAGGATTTGATCCATCAGGCGCTGCTGACGGCAACCTACTCGGCGCGTGAATATCTGATCATGACGACGCCCTACTTTGTTCCCAGCGATGACCTCCTGCACGCGATCTGTACCGCGGCGCAGCGCGGCGTCGATGTGAGCATCATTTTACCACGCAAGAATGACTCCCTGCTGGTGGGCTGGGCCAGCCGGGCATTCTTTAGCGAGCTGCTGGCAGCAGGGGTGAAAATTTACCAGTTCGAGGGGGGGTTGCTCCACACCAAGAGCGTTCTCGTTGACGGTGAGCTGAGCCTGGTGGGCACGGTCAACCTGGATATGCGCAGCCTGTGGCTCAACTTTGAAATCACGCTGGTGATTGATGACGCCGGTTTTGGCGGTGACCTCGCGGCGGTTCAGGATGACTATATCTCCCGTTCGCGGCTGCTGGATGCCAGACTGTGGGTAAAACGTCCGCTGTGGCAGAGAATTGCTGAACGACTGTTTTACTTCTTTAGTCCGTTGCTGTAA
- a CDS encoding HI1450 family dsDNA-mimic protein, with protein sequence MEMDLNNRLTEDETLEQAYDIFLELAVDNLDPADVILFNLQFEERGGAELFDPSEDWAEHVDFDLNPDFFAEVVIGLADEDGGEINDIFARVLLCREKDHKLCHILWRE encoded by the coding sequence ATGGAAATGGATCTGAACAATCGCCTGACCGAAGACGAAACGCTCGAGCAGGCCTATGACATTTTTCTCGAACTGGCGGTTGATAACCTCGATCCCGCAGACGTGATCCTCTTCAATCTGCAGTTCGAAGAGCGCGGCGGCGCCGAATTGTTCGACCCTTCAGAAGACTGGGCTGAACACGTGGACTTCGACCTGAATCCTGACTTCTTTGCCGAAGTGGTGATTGGGCTGGCCGATGAAGATGGCGGCGAAATTAACGATATTTTTGCGCGCGTCCTGCTGTGTCGTGAGAAAGACCATAAGCTGTGCCATATACTCTGGCGCGAATAG
- a CDS encoding ion transporter, with product MMSALIICEVTVSRLFTSARRRLYHFLFDPETLSGRRFEGLCGLFALLSVVVIFIESGAGTQYHLTYDEWHIFVWLELAITLVFTAEYLLRVIAWPNPARYVFSFWGFIDLATILPLYVMWLWPEISLSYVFAWRAMRVIRVLRILKLLRFMPSLRVFWSAIVSARHQLILFYSFIAIVMIVFGALMYLIEGPKYGFTTLNASVYWAIVTVTTVGYGDITPHTPLGRIVASVLILIGYSVIAIPTGLITTHMSSAFQSRKQLRKCPHCQQGEHEHDARFCHRCGSELPE from the coding sequence ATGATGTCAGCCCTTATTATTTGCGAGGTTACTGTGTCGCGTTTATTCACATCTGCCCGCCGGCGGCTCTATCATTTTTTATTCGATCCTGAAACGCTATCCGGACGACGCTTTGAAGGGCTTTGCGGTTTGTTTGCGCTGCTCAGCGTGGTGGTCATCTTTATTGAATCGGGTGCCGGGACGCAATATCACCTGACGTATGACGAATGGCATATCTTTGTCTGGCTTGAGCTGGCGATAACCCTGGTCTTTACCGCTGAATATCTCCTCAGAGTGATAGCCTGGCCCAACCCGGCCAGGTATGTTTTTAGCTTCTGGGGCTTTATCGATTTAGCCACCATCCTGCCGCTCTATGTGATGTGGCTGTGGCCGGAGATTAGCCTGAGCTATGTCTTTGCCTGGCGAGCGATGCGCGTGATTCGCGTATTACGTATTCTGAAGCTACTGCGTTTTATGCCGTCTTTGCGCGTGTTCTGGAGTGCAATCGTCAGCGCGCGGCATCAGCTGATCCTGTTCTACTCGTTTATTGCCATTGTCATGATTGTTTTTGGCGCGCTGATGTATTTAATCGAGGGGCCAAAATATGGCTTTACGACGCTCAACGCGTCCGTCTACTGGGCGATTGTGACCGTCACGACCGTGGGTTACGGTGATATTACTCCCCATACGCCGCTGGGCCGCATTGTGGCTTCAGTGCTGATTTTGATTGGCTATTCGGTGATTGCCATTCCGACCGGGCTTATTACCACGCACATGAGCAGTGCATTTCAAAGCCGCAAACAGCTGCGCAAATGTCCGCATTGCCAGCAGGGCGAGCATGAACACGACGCGCGCTTTTGTCACCGCTGCGGCAGCGAATTGCCGGAGTAA
- the oppF gene encoding murein tripeptide/oligopeptide ABC transporter ATP-binding protein OppF translates to MNALDEKRNVLLEIADLKVHFDIKDGKQWFWQPPKTLKAVDGVTLRLYEGETLGVVGESGCGKSTFARAIIGLVKATDGKVAWLGKDLLGMRPDEWREVRSDIQMIFQDPLASLNPRMTIGEIIAEPLRTYHPKMSRQEVRDRVKAMMLKVGLLPNLINRYPHEFSGGQCQRIGIARALILEPKLIICDEPVSALDVSIQAQVVNLLQKLQREMGLSLIFIAHDLAVVKHISDRVLVMYLGHAVELGTYDEVYHNPLHPYTKALMSAVPIPDPDLEKNKTIQLLEGELPSPINPPSGCVFRTRCPMAGPECAKTRPVLEGSFRHAVSCLKVDPL, encoded by the coding sequence ATGAACGCATTAGATGAAAAACGTAACGTGCTGCTCGAAATCGCTGACCTTAAGGTGCATTTCGATATCAAAGACGGCAAACAGTGGTTCTGGCAGCCGCCGAAGACCCTCAAAGCGGTGGACGGCGTCACGCTGCGCCTGTACGAAGGGGAAACCCTGGGCGTGGTAGGCGAGTCCGGCTGCGGTAAATCAACCTTTGCGCGTGCGATTATCGGTCTGGTCAAAGCCACCGACGGTAAGGTAGCCTGGCTGGGTAAAGATCTGCTTGGCATGAGGCCCGACGAGTGGCGCGAGGTGCGCAGCGATATCCAGATGATTTTCCAGGATCCGCTGGCGTCATTAAACCCGCGTATGACCATCGGTGAGATTATTGCCGAGCCGCTGCGGACCTATCATCCAAAGATGTCTCGTCAGGAAGTGCGCGACCGCGTGAAGGCGATGATGCTGAAAGTCGGCCTGTTGCCTAACCTCATCAACCGCTATCCGCACGAATTCTCCGGCGGTCAGTGCCAGCGTATCGGCATTGCCCGTGCGCTGATCCTCGAACCGAAGCTGATTATCTGCGATGAGCCGGTTTCCGCGCTGGACGTGTCCATTCAGGCGCAGGTGGTTAACCTGCTGCAGAAGCTGCAGCGCGAAATGGGGCTGTCGCTGATTTTCATCGCGCATGATCTGGCCGTGGTAAAACACATCTCTGACCGCGTGCTGGTAATGTACCTAGGCCATGCCGTGGAGCTGGGCACCTATGACGAGGTGTACCACAATCCACTGCATCCTTACACCAAAGCGCTGATGTCGGCGGTGCCGATCCCCGATCCCGACCTGGAAAAGAATAAGACCATCCAGCTTCTGGAAGGGGAATTGCCTTCCCCGATTAACCCTCCGTCAGGCTGCGTGTTCCGCACGCGCTGCCCAATGGCCGGGCCGGAATGCGCGAAAACGCGACCGGTTCTGGAAGGCAGTTTCCGACATGCGGTTTCCTGCCTGAAAGTAGACCCGTTATAA
- a CDS encoding ABC transporter ATP-binding protein, whose translation MTIIETATAPQAQQQNNLLLNVKDLRVTFKTPDGDVTAVNDLNFNLRAGETLGIVGESGSGKSQTAFALMGLLAANGVIGGSAKFNGREILNLPEHELNKLRAEQISMIFQDPMTSLNPYMRVGEQLMEVLMLHKGLGKAEAFEESVKMLDAVKMPEARKRMRMFPHEFSGGMRQRVMIAMALLCRPKLLIADEPTTALDVTVQAQIMTLLNELKREFNTAIIMITHDLGVVAGICDKVLVMYAGRTMEYGKARDVFYQPAHPYSIGLLNAVPRLDAEGESLLTIPGNPPNLLRLPKGCPFQPRCPHAMEICNSAPPLEEFAPGRLRACFKPQEELV comes from the coding sequence ATGACAATTATTGAAACGGCCACTGCGCCACAGGCGCAACAGCAGAATAATCTTCTGCTGAACGTGAAAGACCTCCGCGTGACCTTTAAAACGCCGGACGGAGATGTAACCGCCGTCAACGATCTCAACTTCAACCTGCGCGCGGGCGAAACGCTGGGGATCGTGGGTGAATCCGGCTCCGGAAAATCTCAGACCGCCTTTGCGCTGATGGGCCTGCTGGCCGCTAACGGAGTGATTGGCGGTTCTGCAAAATTCAACGGCCGTGAAATCCTCAACCTGCCGGAACACGAGCTGAACAAGCTGCGCGCTGAGCAGATCTCGATGATTTTCCAGGACCCGATGACCTCACTGAACCCGTACATGCGCGTCGGTGAGCAGCTGATGGAAGTCCTGATGCTGCACAAAGGCCTGGGCAAAGCCGAAGCCTTTGAAGAGTCGGTCAAAATGCTGGATGCGGTGAAAATGCCGGAAGCGCGCAAGCGCATGCGCATGTTCCCGCACGAGTTCTCTGGCGGTATGCGTCAGCGCGTGATGATTGCAATGGCGCTGCTGTGCCGGCCAAAACTGCTGATTGCCGATGAACCGACCACCGCGCTGGACGTGACCGTTCAGGCGCAAATTATGACCCTGTTGAACGAGCTGAAGCGTGAGTTCAACACGGCGATTATCATGATCACCCACGACCTGGGCGTGGTGGCGGGCATCTGTGACAAAGTGCTGGTGATGTACGCCGGTCGAACCATGGAATACGGCAAAGCGCGCGACGTGTTTTATCAGCCTGCGCACCCGTACTCGATTGGCCTGCTGAATGCGGTGCCGCGTCTCGATGCGGAAGGGGAATCCCTGCTTACCATTCCGGGCAACCCGCCAAACCTGCTGCGTCTGCCAAAAGGCTGTCCGTTCCAGCCGCGCTGCCCGCACGCGATGGAAATCTGCAACAGCGCGCCGCCGCTGGAAGAGTTTGCACCAGGCCGTCTGCGCGCCTGCTTTAAGCCGCAGGAGGAGCTGGTATGA
- the oppC gene encoding oligopeptide ABC transporter permease OppC, which produces MMLSKKNSEALENFSEKLEVEGRSLWQDARRRFMHNRAAVASLVVLVIIALFVTLAPMLSQFTYFDTDWGMMSSAPDMESGHYFGTDSSGRDLLVRVAIGGRISLMVGIAAALVAVIVGTLYGSLSGYLGGKVDSVMMRLLEILNSFPFMFFVILLVTFFGQNILLIFVAIGMVSWLDMARIVRGQTLSLKRKEFIEAAQVGGVSTGNIVVRHIVPNVLGVVVVYASLLVPSMILFESFLSFLGLGTQEPLSSWGALLSDGANSMEVSPWLLLYPAGFLVVTLFCFNFIGDGLRDALDPKDR; this is translated from the coding sequence ATGATGTTGAGTAAGAAAAACAGCGAGGCGCTGGAAAACTTCAGTGAAAAACTGGAAGTGGAAGGTCGTAGCCTCTGGCAGGATGCGCGCCGTCGCTTTATGCATAACAGGGCTGCGGTTGCCAGCCTGGTAGTCTTGGTGATCATCGCGCTATTCGTAACCCTGGCACCGATGCTGTCGCAGTTTACCTATTTCGATACGGACTGGGGCATGATGTCCAGCGCGCCGGATATGGAATCAGGCCACTATTTTGGCACGGACTCCTCGGGGCGCGATCTGCTGGTGCGCGTTGCTATCGGTGGCCGTATTTCGCTGATGGTAGGTATCGCTGCCGCGCTGGTGGCGGTGATCGTCGGGACGCTCTATGGCTCACTGTCCGGCTACCTTGGCGGCAAAGTGGACTCGGTGATGATGCGTCTGCTGGAAATCCTGAACTCCTTCCCGTTTATGTTCTTCGTCATCCTGCTGGTGACCTTCTTCGGTCAAAATATCCTGTTGATCTTCGTGGCCATCGGGATGGTTTCCTGGCTGGATATGGCGCGTATTGTTCGCGGCCAGACGCTGAGCCTTAAGCGCAAAGAGTTTATCGAAGCCGCACAGGTCGGCGGCGTCTCTACCGGGAATATCGTGGTTCGCCATATCGTTCCTAACGTGCTGGGCGTGGTAGTGGTTTATGCCTCGCTGCTGGTGCCAAGCATGATCCTGTTCGAATCTTTCCTGAGCTTCCTCGGTCTGGGTACGCAAGAGCCGCTGAGCAGCTGGGGCGCGCTGCTAAGCGATGGTGCCAACTCAATGGAAGTGTCACCGTGGCTGCTGTTATACCCGGCTGGCTTCCTGGTCGTTACCCTGTTTTGTTTTAACTTTATCGGCGATGGCCTGCGTGATGCCCTCGACCCGAAAGACCGTTAA
- the oppB gene encoding oligopeptide ABC transporter permease OppB: MLKFILRRCLEAIPTLFILITISFFMMRLAPGSPFTGERTLPPEVMANIEAKYHLNDPISTQYFNYLKQLAHGDFGPSFKYKDYSVNDLVASSFPVSAKLGAAAFILAIVFGVTAGVIAALRQNTKWDYAVMGVAMTGVVIPSFVVAPLLVMIFAITLKWLPGGGWNGGALKFMILPMVALSLAYIASIARITRGSMIEVLHSNFIRTARAKGLPMRRIIFRHALKPALLPVLSYMGPAFVGIITGSMVIETIYGLPGIGQLFVNGALNRDYSLVLSLTILVGALTILFNAIVDVLYAVIDPKIRY, encoded by the coding sequence ATGTTGAAATTTATCCTACGTCGCTGTCTTGAAGCGATTCCAACGCTATTTATTCTCATCACGATTTCCTTCTTCATGATGCGCCTTGCGCCGGGAAGTCCATTCACCGGTGAGCGTACGCTGCCGCCAGAAGTCATGGCGAATATCGAAGCGAAATACCACTTAAACGATCCTATCTCCACTCAGTACTTCAATTATCTGAAGCAGCTGGCTCACGGCGATTTTGGACCGTCATTTAAATACAAAGACTATTCCGTTAACGACCTGGTGGCGTCCAGCTTCCCGGTTTCGGCGAAGTTGGGTGCTGCGGCATTCATTCTGGCCATCGTTTTCGGGGTCACCGCAGGCGTTATCGCCGCGCTCAGACAAAATACCAAATGGGATTATGCCGTAATGGGGGTGGCAATGACCGGGGTAGTGATACCCAGCTTCGTTGTCGCGCCATTACTGGTGATGATATTTGCCATCACGCTGAAGTGGCTGCCGGGCGGCGGCTGGAACGGCGGGGCATTGAAGTTCATGATTTTGCCGATGGTGGCATTATCTCTGGCGTACATCGCCAGTATCGCGCGTATCACCCGTGGATCAATGATCGAAGTGCTGCACTCAAACTTCATTCGTACCGCGCGCGCGAAAGGGCTGCCGATGCGTCGGATTATCTTCCGCCACGCGCTCAAGCCGGCGCTGTTGCCCGTGCTTTCGTACATGGGACCGGCATTTGTCGGGATCATCACCGGGTCGATGGTTATCGAAACAATCTACGGCCTGCCGGGCATTGGCCAGCTGTTCGTTAACGGCGCGCTCAACCGCGACTATTCGCTGGTGCTGAGCCTGACCATTCTTGTCGGTGCGCTCACCATTCTCTTTAACGCTATCGTCGATGTGCTGTATGCCGTCATCGATCCGAAAATCCGTTACTAA
- the oppA gene encoding oligopeptide ABC transporter substrate-binding protein OppA, whose translation MSIITKKNLVAAGILTALIAGNAAMAADVPAGVQLAEKQTLVRNNGAEVQSLDPHKIEGVPESNVSRDLFEGLLVTDVDGHPAPGVAEKWENKDFKVWTFHLRKDAKWSDGTPVTAEDFVYSWQRLANPTTASPYASYLQYGHIANIDDIIAGKKPVTDLGVKAIDANTFEVTLSEPVPYFYKLLVHPSVSPVPKSAVEKFGEKWTQPANIVTNGAYKLKDWVVNERMVLDRNPQYWDNAKTVINQVTYLPISSEVTDVNRYRSGEIDMTYNNMPIELFQKLKKEIPKEVHVDPYLCTYYYEINNQKAPFTDVRVRTALKLALDRDIIVNKVKNQGDLPAYSYTPPYTDGAKLTEPDWFKQTQEQRNAEAKKLLAEAGYTADKPLTFSLLYNTSDLHKKLAIAVASIWKKNLGANVKLENQEWKTFLDSRHQGTFDVARAGWCADYNEPTSFLNTMLSDSSNNTAHYKSPAFDKLIGDTLKTTDEAQRTELYSKAEQQLDKDSAIVPVYYYVNARLVKPWVGGYTGKDPMDNIYVKNLYIIKH comes from the coding sequence ATGTCCATCATCACAAAAAAAAATCTGGTAGCGGCGGGGATTTTAACTGCGCTAATCGCGGGGAACGCTGCAATGGCTGCGGACGTTCCTGCAGGTGTTCAACTGGCGGAGAAGCAGACGCTGGTGCGTAACAACGGTGCGGAAGTTCAGTCTCTTGACCCGCACAAAATTGAAGGTGTTCCTGAGTCTAACGTTAGCCGCGACCTGTTCGAAGGCCTGCTGGTGACTGACGTAGACGGCCACCCGGCACCGGGTGTGGCAGAAAAATGGGAAAACAAAGATTTCAAAGTCTGGACCTTCCATCTGCGCAAAGATGCGAAATGGTCTGACGGTACGCCGGTCACGGCTGAAGATTTCGTTTACAGCTGGCAGCGTCTGGCGAATCCAACCACCGCCTCTCCGTATGCGAGCTACCTGCAATATGGCCATATTGCCAATATTGATGACATCATCGCGGGCAAAAAACCGGTAACCGATTTGGGCGTGAAAGCGATCGATGCCAATACCTTTGAAGTGACGTTGAGCGAACCTGTTCCGTACTTCTATAAGCTGCTGGTTCACCCGTCCGTTTCCCCGGTACCAAAATCCGCCGTAGAAAAATTTGGTGAAAAATGGACCCAGCCTGCCAATATCGTGACCAACGGTGCCTATAAGCTGAAAGACTGGGTGGTCAACGAACGTATGGTGCTTGACCGTAACCCGCAGTATTGGGATAACGCAAAAACCGTTATTAATCAGGTTACCTACCTGCCAATTTCGTCCGAAGTGACTGACGTCAACCGCTACCGCAGCGGTGAAATCGACATGACCTATAACAACATGCCGATTGAGCTGTTCCAGAAACTGAAAAAAGAGATCCCTAAAGAAGTTCACGTCGATCCGTACCTGTGCACCTACTATTATGAAATCAACAATCAGAAAGCACCGTTCACCGACGTACGTGTCCGTACCGCGCTGAAGCTGGCGCTGGATCGCGATATCATCGTGAATAAGGTGAAAAACCAGGGCGATCTCCCGGCATACAGCTACACCCCTCCTTATACCGATGGCGCAAAACTGACCGAGCCAGACTGGTTCAAACAGACGCAGGAACAGCGTAACGCGGAAGCGAAGAAACTGCTGGCCGAAGCGGGCTATACCGCGGATAAGCCGCTGACCTTCAGCCTGCTGTACAACACGTCAGACCTGCACAAAAAACTGGCTATCGCCGTCGCGTCGATCTGGAAAAAGAACCTGGGCGCGAACGTGAAGCTGGAGAACCAGGAGTGGAAAACCTTCCTCGACAGCCGTCATCAGGGCACCTTTGACGTGGCGCGTGCAGGCTGGTGTGCGGACTATAACGAACCGACCTCCTTCCTGAACACCATGTTGAGCGACAGCTCGAACAACACCGCTCACTATAAGAGCCCGGCGTTCGACAAGCTGATTGGCGACACGCTGAAAACCACTGACGAAGCACAGCGTACAGAACTGTACTCTAAAGCCGAGCAGCAGCTGGATAAAGATTCCGCGATCGTTCCGGTTTACTACTACGTTAACGCCCGTCTGGTGAAACCGTGGGTAGGTGGATACACCGGTAAAGACCCGATGGATAATATCTACGTTAAAAACTTGTATATTATCAAGCATTAA
- a CDS encoding YchE family NAAT transporter, whose product MIQTLFDFPTYFKFFIGLFALVNPVGIIPVFISMTSYQTAAARNKTNLTANLSVAIILLTSLFLGDAILQIFGISIDSFRIAGGILVVTIAMSMISGKLGEDKQNKQEKSETAIRESIGVVPLALPLMAGPGAISSTIVWGTRYHSLMHLIGFSVAIALFALCCWGVFRMAPWLVRLLGQTGINVITRIMGLLLMALGIEFIVTGIKSIFPGLLH is encoded by the coding sequence GTGATCCAAACGCTCTTTGATTTTCCAACGTATTTTAAATTTTTTATTGGTTTGTTTGCCCTGGTCAACCCGGTGGGGATCATTCCTGTCTTCATTAGTATGACGAGTTACCAGACGGCGGCGGCCAGGAATAAAACCAACCTCACCGCTAACCTGTCGGTGGCCATCATCTTGCTCACCTCGCTTTTTCTCGGTGACGCCATTCTTCAGATCTTCGGGATCTCAATTGACTCTTTCCGCATCGCGGGTGGGATCCTGGTCGTGACCATCGCCATGTCGATGATCAGCGGTAAGCTGGGTGAGGATAAACAGAACAAGCAGGAGAAGTCAGAAACCGCTATCCGCGAAAGTATTGGCGTGGTGCCGCTGGCTTTACCGCTGATGGCCGGACCTGGTGCCATCAGTTCAACCATTGTCTGGGGTACGCGCTACCATAGCCTGATGCACCTGATTGGCTTTTCCGTCGCCATTGCGCTTTTCGCGCTCTGCTGTTGGGGCGTATTCCGCATGGCCCCCTGGCTGGTGCGCTTGTTAGGCCAGACCGGTATTAACGTCATAACGCGTATCATGGGTCTGCTGCTGATGGCATTAGGCATTGAATTCATTGTCACGGGTATTAAAAGCATTTTCCCCGGTTTGCTGCACTGA